The Pangasianodon hypophthalmus isolate fPanHyp1 chromosome 2, fPanHyp1.pri, whole genome shotgun sequence genome window below encodes:
- the mcm6 gene encoding DNA replication licensing factor MCM6, translated as MDIAEPAVENPGQMVKDELAEKCQKLFQAFLEEFQNSDGELKYLRDAEELIRPERNTLLVSFTDLEGFNQELATIIQEEFYRIYPYLCRAVRNFARDHGNVPVTKEFYVAIQDLPTRHKIRELTTLRIGSLVRISGQVVRTHPVHPELVSGTFLCLDCQSVIKDVEQQFKYTQPSICRNPVCNNRRRFLLDTNKSKFIDFQKVRIQETQAELPRGSIPRSMEVILRAEAVESAQAGDKCDFIGCLIVVPDVSQLATPGVRAETGSRTAGSQGYENEGVRGLKALGVRELSYRLAFLACHVAPTNPRFGGKEIRDEEQTAESIKNQMSVKEWDKVFEMSQDKNLYHNLCTSLFPTIHGNDEVKRGILLMLFGGVPKTTMEGTSLRGDINVCIVGDPSTAKSQFLKHVEEFSPRAVYTSGKASSAAGLTAAVVRDEESHEFVIEAGALMLADNGVCCIDEFDKMETRDQVAIHEAMEQQTISITKAGVKATLNARTSILAAANPIGGRYDRSKSLKQNVNLTAPIMSRFDLFFILVDDCNEVTDYAIARRIVDLHSRIENSIDRLYTLDEIRRYLLFARQFKPKISKESEDFIVEQYKRLRQRDGSGITKSAWRITVRQLESMIRLSESMARMHCCDEVQPKHVKEAFRLLNKSIIRVETPDVNLDQEEEEAMEEEEEENRENGHDAPNGHVDGPVNGHVNGHEHTNGVEGENHSGKPSLRLSFSEYRRISNLIVLHLRRAEEDEEEEALKKSAVVNWYLKEIESEIDSEMELINKKAMIEKVIHRLVHYDYILIELSQSGLKGSAESSAAETQDDDVTLVVNPNYTLED; from the exons ATGGACATTGCAGAGCCTGCGGTGGAAAACCCTGGACAAATGGTGAAGGATGAATTAGCTGAGAAGTGTCAGAAGTTATTCCAGGCGTTTTTGGAAGA GTTTCAGAACAGCGATGGCGAGTTGAAGTATTTGCGTGACGCAGAGGAGCTGATCCGTCCGGAGCGAAACACGCTCCTGGTGAGCTTCACTGACCTGGAGGGATTTAACCAAGAACTGGCGACCATCATCCAGGAGGAGTTCTACAG AATCTACCCCTACCTGTGCCGTGCCGTGCGCAACTTTGCCCGGGATCATGGCAACGTTCCTGTTACTAAGGAATTCTACGTGGCGATTCAGGATCTGCCGACCAGGCACAA GATCCGTGAGCTGACCACGCTGCGCATCGGCTCTCTGGTGCGCATCAGCGGGCAGGTGGTACGGACGCACCCGGTGCACCCCGAGCTGGTGAGCGGCACCTTCCTGTGCCTGGACTGCCAGAGCGTCATCAAGGACGTGGAGCAGCAGTTTAAATACACGCAGCCCAGCATCTGCCGCAACCCGGTGTGCAACAACCGCCGCCGCTTCCTCCTCGACACCAACAAGTCCAAGTTCATCGACTTCCAAAAG GTGCGCATCCAGGAGACGCAGGCGGAGCTGCCGCGAGGATCCATCCCGAGGAGCATGGAGGTGATCCTGAGAGCCGAAGCGGTGGAGTCAGCGCAGGCTGGAGATAAGTGCGACTTCATCGGCTGCCTCATCGTCGTGCCTGACGTGTCCCAGCTCGCAACACCAG gtgtgcgAGCAGAGACTGGTTCTCGCACGGCCGGATCTCAGGGTTACGAAAACGAGGGCGTGCGTGGTCTAAAAGCTCTCGGAGTCCGAGAGCTCTCATACAGACTGGCTTTCCTGGCTTGCCACGTGGCACCGACCAATCCCAGG ttTGGCGGGAAGGAGATCCGTGATGAGGAGCAGACGGCCGAGAGCATTAAGAACCAGATGTCGGTGAAGGAGTGGGATAAAGTGTTCGAGATGAGCCAGGACAAGAACCTGTACCATAACCTGTGCACCAGCCTTTTTCCCACCATccacg GCAACGACGAGGTGAAGCGCGGCATCCTGCTCATGCTCTTTGGCGGCGTCCCAAAGACCACCATGGAGGGCACGTCTCTGAGAGGAGACATCAACGTGTGCATTGTGGGAGATCCCAGCACAGCCAAGAGCCAGTTTCTCAA GCATGTGGAGGAGTTCAGCCCGCGTGCCGTGTACACCAGCGGGAAAGCGTCCAGCGCTGCGGGTCTCACCGCCGCTGTGGTCAGAGATGAAGAGTCGCATGAGTTTGTCATCGAAGCTGGAGCTCTCATGCTGGCTGACAAC ggcgTGTGCTGCATTGATGAGTTTGACAAAATGGAGACGAGAGATCAGGTGGCCATCCATGAAGCCATGGAGCAGCAGACCATCTCCATCACCAAAGCCGGGGTCAAG GCCACACTGAACGCCCGAACGTCCATCTTGGCTGCAGCGAACCCCATCGGCGGCCGCTACGACCGCTCCAAATCGCTCAAGCAGAACGTCAACCTGACGGCGCCGATCATGTCCCGCTTTGACCTCTTCTTTATCCTGGTGGACGACTGCaacgag GTGACTGATTATGCCATCGCCAGGCGCATAGTGGACCTTCACTCCAGGATCGAGAACTCCATCGATCGTCTCTACACTCTGGACGAGATCCGGAGATACCTGCTGTTCGCCCGCCAGTTTAAACCGAAG aTCTCTAAAGAGTCGGAGGATTTCATCGTGGAGCAGTACAAGCGCCTGAGACAGCGAGACGGCTCCGGCATCACCAAATCAGCCTGGAGGATCACCGTGCGCCAGCTGGAGAGCATGATCCGGCTGTCCGAGAGCATGGCCCGCATGCACTGCTGCGACGAG GTGCAGCCCAAACACGTCAAAGAGGCCTTCAGGCTGCTCAACAAGTCCATCATTCGGGTCGAGACGCCCGACGTCAACCTGGaccaagaggaagaggaggccatggaggaggaagaggaggagaaccGGGAGAACG GGCATGACGCGCCCAACGGTCACGTGGACGGTCCCGTGAACGGACATGTGAACGGTCACGAGCACACCAACGGGGTCGAGGGTGAAAACCACAGCGGCAAACCGTCTCTGCGTCTGTCCTTCTCCGAGTACAGGCGCATCTCCAACCTCATAGTGCTGCACCTGCGCCGTGCTGAGGAAG atgaggaggaggaagcgcTGAAGAAGAGCGCAGTGGTGAACTGGTACCTGAAAGAGATCGAGTCTGAGATCGACTCAGAGATGGAGCTCATCAACAAAAAGGCCATGATCGAGAAAGTCATCCACAGACTTGTGCATTAT GATTACATCCTAATCGAGCTGTCGCAGTCGGGCCTGAAGGGCTCCGCCGAGTCCAGCGCAGCCGAAACACAGGATGACGACGTCACACTGGTCGTGAATCCGAACTACACACTGGAGGATTAA
- the si:ch73-71c20.5 gene encoding DUF4748 domain-containing protein isoform X1, with amino-acid sequence MAAPCRTLVRSAVEAGLQYFSSGNLCLKTAHAQSLTCFRPQQCVLQHRALHCSSSLSLNTAKTDTDPANNTHDQEKKGEQEEEQDSGPEYIPQRKAKNPMKVIGYAWIIGLPAGIIGFILAKRQVDKNRLQQLKIRQRMKKSNEGEYERDRYKPAARMQ; translated from the exons ATGGCGGCGCCCTGTAGGACATTGGTGAGGTCGGCTGTAGAAG CAGGTCTTCAGTACTTTTCCAGCGGAAATCTCTGTTTAAAGACGGCTCATGCTCAAAGCTTGACCTGCTTCAGaccccagcagtgtgtgttacagcaccGAGCTCTTCACTGTAGCAGCTCCCTTTCACTAAACACCGCCAAGACAGACACAGACCCTGCGAATAATACACATGAccaggaaaagaaaggagaacaagaagaagagcaAGATTCTGGACCAGAGTATATTCCTCAGAGAAAAGCGAAAAACCCGATGAAAGTAATTGGATACGCATG GATAATTGGTCTTCCAGCTGGTATAATCGGGTTTATTCTGGCTAAAAGGCAAGTGGACAAGAACCGGCTCCAGCAGCTGAAGATCCGTCAAAGGATGAAGAAATCCAATGAGGGAGAGTACGAACGTGATCGCTACAAACCAGCAGCGAGGATGCAGTAA
- the si:ch73-71c20.5 gene encoding DUF4748 domain-containing protein isoform X2, giving the protein MAAPCRTLVRSAVEGLQYFSSGNLCLKTAHAQSLTCFRPQQCVLQHRALHCSSSLSLNTAKTDTDPANNTHDQEKKGEQEEEQDSGPEYIPQRKAKNPMKVIGYAWIIGLPAGIIGFILAKRQVDKNRLQQLKIRQRMKKSNEGEYERDRYKPAARMQ; this is encoded by the exons ATGGCGGCGCCCTGTAGGACATTGGTGAGGTCGGCTGTAGAAG GTCTTCAGTACTTTTCCAGCGGAAATCTCTGTTTAAAGACGGCTCATGCTCAAAGCTTGACCTGCTTCAGaccccagcagtgtgtgttacagcaccGAGCTCTTCACTGTAGCAGCTCCCTTTCACTAAACACCGCCAAGACAGACACAGACCCTGCGAATAATACACATGAccaggaaaagaaaggagaacaagaagaagagcaAGATTCTGGACCAGAGTATATTCCTCAGAGAAAAGCGAAAAACCCGATGAAAGTAATTGGATACGCATG GATAATTGGTCTTCCAGCTGGTATAATCGGGTTTATTCTGGCTAAAAGGCAAGTGGACAAGAACCGGCTCCAGCAGCTGAAGATCCGTCAAAGGATGAAGAAATCCAATGAGGGAGAGTACGAACGTGATCGCTACAAACCAGCAGCGAGGATGCAGTAA